The window CAGCACCAGATGCCCATTGCCGTGCTTGGGCGGAATCAGCACTTGCAGGCGGTTGGCGTCGGACAGGGTGAAGCCCTGCCAGCGGCGAAACTGTGCCGAGGCGGGGTCGTTGTTGATCACCACCAGATAGAAGCGTCCATGCAGGCACGACACCAGTTTCCAGGTCTCCTGGTCGCCATGAATGCCGCGCAGCACATGGCGCTCCGACCAGGAAATGTCGTCTTGGCGGAAATCCTGATCGATACCAGCCGCGTGGTAGATTTCACGATTGTAGGTTTCGACATAGCCGCCCCTGAAATCCTCGAAGATGGTGGGCGGGGTGACCAGAAGCACGCCGTCCAGTTCCG of the Alphaproteobacteria bacterium genome contains:
- a CDS encoding dTDP-4-dehydrorhamnose 3,5-epimerase family protein, which encodes MTLKVEKTELDGVLLVTPPTIFEDFRGGYVETYNREIYHAAGIDQDFRQDDISWSERHVLRGIHGDQETWKLVSCLHGRFYLVVINNDPASAQFRRWQGFTLSDANRLQVLIPPKHGNGHLVLSEMAIFHYKQTSNYNRAGQFTLRWDDPKLGIFWPIGNPVLSARDAQAAFI